Proteins encoded in a region of the Paenibacillus pedocola genome:
- the hydA gene encoding dihydropyrimidinase has translation MKKIIKNGIIVTAADTYAGDVLIEDGIVTGIGLNLEAPDAEIVDASGCYVFPGGIDPHTHLDMPFGGTVTADDFESGTIAAAYGGTTTIIDFCLTTKGQPLQSAVDTWHNKSQDKAVIDYSFHLMVSELNDKVLAELPQIIEDEGITSLKVFMAYKNTFQADDGVLFKTLQAAKREGALVMVHAENGDVIEYLVEQALAAGNTDPIYHALTRPPELEGEATGRAAYLTELTDSQLYVVHVTCAEAAWKIAEARKKGLRVYGETCPQYLVLDQTALEKPDFEGAKYVWSPPLREQWNQDVLWDALWSGTLQTIGSDQCSFDFKGQKDLGLGDFSKIPNGGPTIEDRFSLLYSEGVQKGRISLNKFVDIISTSSAKLFGLFPQKGTIAIGSDADIVIFDPSVERTISAETHHMNVDYNAFEGFEIKGEPVSVLSRGEFVIRDKQFVGQAGSGKYLHRKRFEAEAARPVKAEISGGVV, from the coding sequence ATGAAGAAGATCATCAAAAACGGTATTATCGTTACCGCAGCGGACACTTATGCAGGGGACGTTCTGATCGAGGACGGAATTGTGACCGGAATCGGTCTGAATCTGGAAGCGCCGGATGCTGAAATCGTAGACGCCTCCGGCTGTTATGTATTTCCCGGGGGGATTGATCCCCACACCCATCTCGACATGCCCTTTGGCGGAACTGTTACCGCCGATGATTTTGAGAGCGGAACGATTGCGGCCGCCTACGGGGGCACGACAACCATTATTGATTTCTGCCTGACCACCAAGGGCCAGCCGCTGCAGAGCGCAGTGGATACTTGGCATAACAAATCGCAGGATAAGGCGGTCATTGACTACAGCTTCCACCTGATGGTCTCGGAGCTGAACGACAAGGTGCTCGCAGAGCTGCCGCAGATTATTGAAGACGAGGGCATTACCTCGCTGAAGGTATTCATGGCGTACAAGAACACCTTCCAGGCTGATGACGGCGTGCTGTTCAAGACGCTGCAGGCGGCCAAACGGGAAGGCGCGCTCGTCATGGTTCATGCCGAGAACGGTGATGTGATTGAATATCTGGTGGAGCAGGCTCTCGCAGCCGGCAACACGGATCCGATCTACCATGCACTGACCCGGCCTCCGGAGCTGGAAGGTGAAGCAACCGGCCGGGCTGCTTATTTGACAGAGCTGACCGATTCCCAGCTCTATGTCGTGCACGTGACCTGTGCCGAAGCGGCCTGGAAAATCGCCGAAGCCCGCAAAAAGGGGCTGCGCGTCTACGGAGAGACCTGTCCGCAGTATCTGGTGCTGGATCAGACTGCGCTAGAGAAACCGGATTTCGAAGGTGCCAAATATGTCTGGTCTCCGCCGCTGCGCGAGCAGTGGAACCAGGATGTGCTGTGGGATGCGCTATGGAGCGGCACGCTGCAAACCATCGGCTCCGACCAGTGTTCGTTCGATTTCAAGGGACAGAAGGACCTCGGACTCGGTGACTTCTCCAAAATCCCGAACGGCGGACCGACCATCGAGGACCGCTTCAGCCTGCTCTACTCCGAAGGCGTGCAGAAGGGCCGGATCTCACTCAATAAATTCGTGGATATCATCTCCACCTCCAGCGCCAAGCTGTTCGGATTATTCCCGCAAAAGGGAACGATCGCCATCGGCAGCGACGCCGATATTGTCATTTTCGATCCATCCGTGGAAAGAACCATCTCAGCTGAAACCCATCATATGAACGTCGATTATAATGCGTTTGAGGGCTTCGAAATTAAGGGCGAGCCGGTCTCCGTCCTCAGCCGCGGTGAATTTGTCATCCGTGACAAACAGTTCGTCGGTCAAGCGGGCTCCGGCAAATATCTGCATCGCAAACGATTCGAAGCAGAAGCGGCCCGTCCGGTCAAAGCGGAAATCAGCGGAGGAGTGGTCTA